One segment of Cervus canadensis isolate Bull #8, Minnesota chromosome 32, ASM1932006v1, whole genome shotgun sequence DNA contains the following:
- the LFNG gene encoding beta-1,3-N-acetylglucosaminyltransferase lunatic fringe isoform X1 — translation MLKRCGRRLLLALAGALLACLLVLTADPPPPPVPAERGRRALRSLAGPSGAATAPGLEAAAAAPGAPVREVHSLSEYFSLLTRSRRDAGPPPGGVPRPADGRPRPPVEQLAPRDVFIAVKTTKKFHRARLDLLLETWISRHEEMTFIFTDGEDEALARRTGHVVNTNCSAAHSRQALSCKMAVEYDRFIESGRKWFCHVDDDNYVNVRALLRLLGSYPHTQDVYLGKPSLDRPIQATERVSENKVRPVHFWFATGGAGFCISRGLALKMSPWASGGHFMSTAERIRLPDDCTIGYIVEALLGVPLVRCGLFHSHLENLQQVPASELHEQVTLSYGMFENKRNAVHIKGPFSVEADPSRFRSIHCHLYPDTPWCPRTAIL, via the exons ATGCTCAAGCGCTGCGGCCGCCGCCTGCTGCTGGCGCTGGCGGGCGCGCTGCTTGCCTGTCTGTTGGTGCTCACGGCCGACCCGCCGCCGCCTCCGGTGCCCGCTGAGCGCGGTAGGCGCGCGCTGCGCAGCCTGGCGGGCCCCTCGGGGGCGGCCACGGCGCCCGGgctggaggcggcggcggcggcgcccggGGCGCCCGTCCGCGAGGTGCACAGTCTGTCCGAGTACTTCAGCCTACTCACCCGCTCTCGCAGAGACGCGGGCCCACCGCCCGGGGGCGTCCCCCGTCCCGCCGACGGCCGTCCGCGGCCCCCGGTAGAGCAGCTGGCGCCGCGCGACGTCTTCATCGCGGTGAAGACCACCAAAAAGTTTCATCGCGCGCGTCTCGACTTGCTTCTGGAGACGTGGATCTCGCGCCACGAGGAGATG ACGTTCATTTTCACGGACGGGGAAGACGAGGCGCTGGCCAGGCGCACCG GCCATGTGGTCAACACGAACTGCTCCGCCGCCCACAGCCGCCAGGCGCTGTCCTGCAAGATGGCGGTGGAGTACGACCGCTTCATCGAGTCGGGGAGGAA GTGGTTCTGCCACGTGGATGACGATAATTATGTGAACGTGCGCGCCCTGCTGAGGCTGCTGGGCAGTTACCCACACACGCAGGACGTCTACCTGGGCAAGCCCAGCCTGGACCGGCCCATCCAGGCCACGGAGCGCGTCAGCGAAAACAAGGTG CGTCCTGTCCACTTCTGGTTTGCCACCGGCGGGGCTGGCTTCTGCATCAGCCGAGGGCTGGCCCTGAAGATGAGCCCCTGGGCCAG TGGAGGCCACTTCATGAGCACGGCTGAGCGGATCCGGCTGCCGGACGACTGCACCATCGGCTACATCGTGGAGGCGCTGCTGGGCGTGCCCCTGGTGCGCTGCGGGCTCTTCCACTCCCACCTGGAGAACCTGCAGCAGGTGCCTGCCTCCGAGCTCCACGAGCAG GTGACCCTGAGCTACGGCATGTTTGAAAACAAGCGGAATGCCGTCCACATTAAGGGGCCCTTCTCGGTGGAGGCTGACCCGTCAAG GTTCCGCTCCATCCACTGCCATCTGTACCCGGACACGCCCTGGTGTCCCCGCACTGCTATCCTCTAG
- the LFNG gene encoding beta-1,3-N-acetylglucosaminyltransferase lunatic fringe isoform X2 has translation MLKRCGRRLLLALAGALLACLLVLTADPPPPPVPAERGRRALRSLAGPSGAATAPGLEAAAAAPGAPVREVHSLSEYFSLLTRSRRDAGPPPGGVPRPADGRPRPPVEQLAPRDVFIAVKTTKKFHRARLDLLLETWISRHEEMTFIFTDGEDEALARRTGHVVNTNCSAAHSRQALSCKMAVEYDRFIESGRKWFCHVDDDNYVNVRALLRLLGSYPHTQDVYLGKPSLDRPIQATERVSENKRPVHFWFATGGAGFCISRGLALKMSPWASGGHFMSTAERIRLPDDCTIGYIVEALLGVPLVRCGLFHSHLENLQQVPASELHEQVTLSYGMFENKRNAVHIKGPFSVEADPSRFRSIHCHLYPDTPWCPRTAIL, from the exons ATGCTCAAGCGCTGCGGCCGCCGCCTGCTGCTGGCGCTGGCGGGCGCGCTGCTTGCCTGTCTGTTGGTGCTCACGGCCGACCCGCCGCCGCCTCCGGTGCCCGCTGAGCGCGGTAGGCGCGCGCTGCGCAGCCTGGCGGGCCCCTCGGGGGCGGCCACGGCGCCCGGgctggaggcggcggcggcggcgcccggGGCGCCCGTCCGCGAGGTGCACAGTCTGTCCGAGTACTTCAGCCTACTCACCCGCTCTCGCAGAGACGCGGGCCCACCGCCCGGGGGCGTCCCCCGTCCCGCCGACGGCCGTCCGCGGCCCCCGGTAGAGCAGCTGGCGCCGCGCGACGTCTTCATCGCGGTGAAGACCACCAAAAAGTTTCATCGCGCGCGTCTCGACTTGCTTCTGGAGACGTGGATCTCGCGCCACGAGGAGATG ACGTTCATTTTCACGGACGGGGAAGACGAGGCGCTGGCCAGGCGCACCG GCCATGTGGTCAACACGAACTGCTCCGCCGCCCACAGCCGCCAGGCGCTGTCCTGCAAGATGGCGGTGGAGTACGACCGCTTCATCGAGTCGGGGAGGAA GTGGTTCTGCCACGTGGATGACGATAATTATGTGAACGTGCGCGCCCTGCTGAGGCTGCTGGGCAGTTACCCACACACGCAGGACGTCTACCTGGGCAAGCCCAGCCTGGACCGGCCCATCCAGGCCACGGAGCGCGTCAGCGAAAACAAG CGTCCTGTCCACTTCTGGTTTGCCACCGGCGGGGCTGGCTTCTGCATCAGCCGAGGGCTGGCCCTGAAGATGAGCCCCTGGGCCAG TGGAGGCCACTTCATGAGCACGGCTGAGCGGATCCGGCTGCCGGACGACTGCACCATCGGCTACATCGTGGAGGCGCTGCTGGGCGTGCCCCTGGTGCGCTGCGGGCTCTTCCACTCCCACCTGGAGAACCTGCAGCAGGTGCCTGCCTCCGAGCTCCACGAGCAG GTGACCCTGAGCTACGGCATGTTTGAAAACAAGCGGAATGCCGTCCACATTAAGGGGCCCTTCTCGGTGGAGGCTGACCCGTCAAG GTTCCGCTCCATCCACTGCCATCTGTACCCGGACACGCCCTGGTGTCCCCGCACTGCTATCCTCTAG
- the LFNG gene encoding beta-1,3-N-acetylglucosaminyltransferase lunatic fringe isoform X3 yields the protein MLKRCGRRLLLALAGALLACLLVLTAAAAAAPGAPVREVHSLSEYFSLLTRSRRDAGPPPGGVPRPADGRPRPPVEQLAPRDVFIAVKTTKKFHRARLDLLLETWISRHEEMTFIFTDGEDEALARRTGHVVNTNCSAAHSRQALSCKMAVEYDRFIESGRKWFCHVDDDNYVNVRALLRLLGSYPHTQDVYLGKPSLDRPIQATERVSENKVRPVHFWFATGGAGFCISRGLALKMSPWASGGHFMSTAERIRLPDDCTIGYIVEALLGVPLVRCGLFHSHLENLQQVPASELHEQVTLSYGMFENKRNAVHIKGPFSVEADPSRFRSIHCHLYPDTPWCPRTAIL from the exons ATGCTCAAGCGCTGCGGCCGCCGCCTGCTGCTGGCGCTGGCGGGCGCGCTGCTTGCCTGTCTGTTGGTGCTCACGGC ggcggcggcggcggcgcccggGGCGCCCGTCCGCGAGGTGCACAGTCTGTCCGAGTACTTCAGCCTACTCACCCGCTCTCGCAGAGACGCGGGCCCACCGCCCGGGGGCGTCCCCCGTCCCGCCGACGGCCGTCCGCGGCCCCCGGTAGAGCAGCTGGCGCCGCGCGACGTCTTCATCGCGGTGAAGACCACCAAAAAGTTTCATCGCGCGCGTCTCGACTTGCTTCTGGAGACGTGGATCTCGCGCCACGAGGAGATG ACGTTCATTTTCACGGACGGGGAAGACGAGGCGCTGGCCAGGCGCACCG GCCATGTGGTCAACACGAACTGCTCCGCCGCCCACAGCCGCCAGGCGCTGTCCTGCAAGATGGCGGTGGAGTACGACCGCTTCATCGAGTCGGGGAGGAA GTGGTTCTGCCACGTGGATGACGATAATTATGTGAACGTGCGCGCCCTGCTGAGGCTGCTGGGCAGTTACCCACACACGCAGGACGTCTACCTGGGCAAGCCCAGCCTGGACCGGCCCATCCAGGCCACGGAGCGCGTCAGCGAAAACAAGGTG CGTCCTGTCCACTTCTGGTTTGCCACCGGCGGGGCTGGCTTCTGCATCAGCCGAGGGCTGGCCCTGAAGATGAGCCCCTGGGCCAG TGGAGGCCACTTCATGAGCACGGCTGAGCGGATCCGGCTGCCGGACGACTGCACCATCGGCTACATCGTGGAGGCGCTGCTGGGCGTGCCCCTGGTGCGCTGCGGGCTCTTCCACTCCCACCTGGAGAACCTGCAGCAGGTGCCTGCCTCCGAGCTCCACGAGCAG GTGACCCTGAGCTACGGCATGTTTGAAAACAAGCGGAATGCCGTCCACATTAAGGGGCCCTTCTCGGTGGAGGCTGACCCGTCAAG GTTCCGCTCCATCCACTGCCATCTGTACCCGGACACGCCCTGGTGTCCCCGCACTGCTATCCTCTAG
- the TTYH3 gene encoding protein tweety homolog 3 isoform X1: MAGVSYAAPWWVSLLHRLPHFDLHWEATSSQFRPEDTDYQQALLLLGAAALACLALDLLFLLFYSFWLCCRRRKSEEHLDADCCCTAWCVIIATLVCSAGIAVGFYGNGETSDGIHRATYSLRHANRTVAGVQDRVWDTAAALNRTAEPSLQNLERQLAARPEPLRAVQRLQGLLQTLLGYTAAIPFWRNPAVSLEALAEQVDLYDWYRWLGYLGLLLLDVAICLLVLVGLIRSSKGILVGVCLLGVLALIISWGALGLELAVSVGSSDFCVDPDTYVTRMVEEHSVLSGDILQYYLACSPHAVNPFQQKLSGSHKALVEMQDVVAELLKTVSWEYPATKDPLLRVQEVLNGTEVNLQHLTALVDCRSLHLDYVQALTGFCYDGVEGLIYLALFSFVTALMFSSVVCSVPHTWQQKRGPDEDGEEEAAPGPRQAHDSLYRVHMPSLYSCGSSYGSETSIPAAAHTVSNAPVTEYMSQNANFQNPRCENTPLIGRESPPPSYTSSMRAKYLATSQPRPESSSSGH; encoded by the exons gcgctgctgctgctgggggccGCCGCGCTGGCCTGCCTCGCCCTGGAcctcctcttcctgctcttctACTCCTTCTGGCTGTGCTGCCGGCGGCGCAAGAGCGAGGAGCACCTAGACGCGGACTGCTGCTGCACGGCCTGGTGCGTCATCATCGCCACGCTGGTTTGCAG CGCCGGTATCGCCGTGGGGTTCTATGGCAACGGGGAGACCAGTGACGGCATCCATCGGGCCACCTACTCACTCCGTCACGCCAATCGTACGGTGGCAGGGGTCCAGGACCGC GTGTGGGACACGGCAGCTGCCCTGAACCGCACGGCGGAGCCCAGCCTGCAGAACCTGGAGCGGCAGCTGGCCGCCCGGCCGGAGCCCCTGCGGGCGGTCCAGCGGCTACAGGGCCTGCTGCAGACGCTGCTGGGCTACACGGCGGCCATCCCTTTCTGGAGGAACCCAGCTGTGTCGCTGGAGGCACTGGCCGAGCAGGTGGATCTCTACGACTGGTACAG GTGGCTGGGCTACCTGGGCCTGCTGCTGCTCGACGTGGCCATCTGCCTCCTGGTGCTGGTCGGCCTCATCCGCAGCTCCAAGGGGATTCTGGTAGG GGTCTGCCTGCTGGGGGTGCTGGCCCTGATCATCAGCTGGGGAGCCCTGGGCCTGGAGCTGGCCGTGTCTGTG ggctccaGTGACTTCTGTGTGGATCCCGACACCTACGTGACCCGGATGGTGGAGGAGCACTCGGTGCTGAGCGGGG ACATCTTGCAGTACTACCTGGCCTGCTCCCCCCATGCCGTCAACCCCTTCCAGCAG AAGCTGTCGGGCAGCCACAAGGCGCTGGTGGAGATGCAGGACGTAGTGGCTGAGCTCCTGAAGACTGTCTCGTGGGAGTATCCTGCCACCaag GACCCCCTGCTCCGTGTCCAGGAGGTGCTGAACGGCACGGAGGTGAACCTGCAGCACCTCACTGCCCTGGTGGACTGCCGCAGCCTGCACCTG GACTACGTGCAGGCCCTCACAGGCTTCTGCTACGACGGCGTCGAGGGCCTCATCTACCTGGCCCTCTTCTCCTTCGTCACAGCGCTCATGTTCAGCTCCGTCGTCTGCAGCGTCCCACACACGTGGCAGCAGAAGAG AGGTCCCGACGAGGACGGGGAGGAGGAGGCCGCCCCAGGGCCGCGGCAGGCACATGACAGCCTCTACCGTGTCCACATGCCCAGTCTGTACAGCTGCGGCAGCAGCTACGGGAGCGAGACCAGCATCCCGGCCGCGGCCCACACCGTCAGCAACGCCCCGGTCACGGAGTACAT GAGCCAGAATGCCAATTTCCAGAACCCTCGCTGTGAGAACACCCCTCTCATTGGGCGCGAGTCCCCGCCGCCTTCA tACACTTCCAGCATGAGAGCCAAGTACCTTGCCACGAGCCAGCCTCGCCCCGAGTCCAGCAGCAGCGGGCACTAG
- the LFNG gene encoding beta-1,3-N-acetylglucosaminyltransferase lunatic fringe isoform X4, protein MLESRRGAGCESTFIFTDGEDEALARRTGHVVNTNCSAAHSRQALSCKMAVEYDRFIESGRKWFCHVDDDNYVNVRALLRLLGSYPHTQDVYLGKPSLDRPIQATERVSENKVRPVHFWFATGGAGFCISRGLALKMSPWASGGHFMSTAERIRLPDDCTIGYIVEALLGVPLVRCGLFHSHLENLQQVPASELHEQVTLSYGMFENKRNAVHIKGPFSVEADPSRFRSIHCHLYPDTPWCPRTAIL, encoded by the exons ATGCTGGAGAGCAGGCGGGGGGCTGGATGCGAGTCC ACGTTCATTTTCACGGACGGGGAAGACGAGGCGCTGGCCAGGCGCACCG GCCATGTGGTCAACACGAACTGCTCCGCCGCCCACAGCCGCCAGGCGCTGTCCTGCAAGATGGCGGTGGAGTACGACCGCTTCATCGAGTCGGGGAGGAA GTGGTTCTGCCACGTGGATGACGATAATTATGTGAACGTGCGCGCCCTGCTGAGGCTGCTGGGCAGTTACCCACACACGCAGGACGTCTACCTGGGCAAGCCCAGCCTGGACCGGCCCATCCAGGCCACGGAGCGCGTCAGCGAAAACAAGGTG CGTCCTGTCCACTTCTGGTTTGCCACCGGCGGGGCTGGCTTCTGCATCAGCCGAGGGCTGGCCCTGAAGATGAGCCCCTGGGCCAG TGGAGGCCACTTCATGAGCACGGCTGAGCGGATCCGGCTGCCGGACGACTGCACCATCGGCTACATCGTGGAGGCGCTGCTGGGCGTGCCCCTGGTGCGCTGCGGGCTCTTCCACTCCCACCTGGAGAACCTGCAGCAGGTGCCTGCCTCCGAGCTCCACGAGCAG GTGACCCTGAGCTACGGCATGTTTGAAAACAAGCGGAATGCCGTCCACATTAAGGGGCCCTTCTCGGTGGAGGCTGACCCGTCAAG GTTCCGCTCCATCCACTGCCATCTGTACCCGGACACGCCCTGGTGTCCCCGCACTGCTATCCTCTAG
- the TTYH3 gene encoding protein tweety homolog 3 isoform X2, with amino-acid sequence MAGVSYAAPWWVSLLHRLPHFDLHWEATSSQFRPEDTDYQQALLLLGAAALACLALDLLFLLFYSFWLCCRRRKSEEHLDADCCCTAWCVIIATLVCSAGIAVGFYGNGETSDGIHRATYSLRHANRTVAGVQDRVWDTAAALNRTAEPSLQNLERQLAARPEPLRAVQRLQGLLQTLLGYTAAIPFWRNPAVSLEALAEQVDLYDWYRWLGYLGLLLLDVAICLLVLVGLIRSSKGILVGVCLLGVLALIISWGALGLELAVSVGSSDFCVDPDTYVTRMVEEHSVLSGDILQYYLACSPHAVNPFQQKLSGSHKALVEMQDVVAELLKTVSWEYPATKDPLLRVQEVLNGTEVNLQHLTALVDCRSLHLDYVQALTGFCYDGVEGLIYLALFSFVTALMFSSVVCSVPHTWQQKRGPDEDGEEEAAPGPRQAHDSLYRVHMPSLYSCGSSYGSETSIPAAAHTVSNAPVTEYMSQNANFQNPRCENTPLIGRESPPPSRYLAALDSGGHTGWQFKPLNSA; translated from the exons gcgctgctgctgctgggggccGCCGCGCTGGCCTGCCTCGCCCTGGAcctcctcttcctgctcttctACTCCTTCTGGCTGTGCTGCCGGCGGCGCAAGAGCGAGGAGCACCTAGACGCGGACTGCTGCTGCACGGCCTGGTGCGTCATCATCGCCACGCTGGTTTGCAG CGCCGGTATCGCCGTGGGGTTCTATGGCAACGGGGAGACCAGTGACGGCATCCATCGGGCCACCTACTCACTCCGTCACGCCAATCGTACGGTGGCAGGGGTCCAGGACCGC GTGTGGGACACGGCAGCTGCCCTGAACCGCACGGCGGAGCCCAGCCTGCAGAACCTGGAGCGGCAGCTGGCCGCCCGGCCGGAGCCCCTGCGGGCGGTCCAGCGGCTACAGGGCCTGCTGCAGACGCTGCTGGGCTACACGGCGGCCATCCCTTTCTGGAGGAACCCAGCTGTGTCGCTGGAGGCACTGGCCGAGCAGGTGGATCTCTACGACTGGTACAG GTGGCTGGGCTACCTGGGCCTGCTGCTGCTCGACGTGGCCATCTGCCTCCTGGTGCTGGTCGGCCTCATCCGCAGCTCCAAGGGGATTCTGGTAGG GGTCTGCCTGCTGGGGGTGCTGGCCCTGATCATCAGCTGGGGAGCCCTGGGCCTGGAGCTGGCCGTGTCTGTG ggctccaGTGACTTCTGTGTGGATCCCGACACCTACGTGACCCGGATGGTGGAGGAGCACTCGGTGCTGAGCGGGG ACATCTTGCAGTACTACCTGGCCTGCTCCCCCCATGCCGTCAACCCCTTCCAGCAG AAGCTGTCGGGCAGCCACAAGGCGCTGGTGGAGATGCAGGACGTAGTGGCTGAGCTCCTGAAGACTGTCTCGTGGGAGTATCCTGCCACCaag GACCCCCTGCTCCGTGTCCAGGAGGTGCTGAACGGCACGGAGGTGAACCTGCAGCACCTCACTGCCCTGGTGGACTGCCGCAGCCTGCACCTG GACTACGTGCAGGCCCTCACAGGCTTCTGCTACGACGGCGTCGAGGGCCTCATCTACCTGGCCCTCTTCTCCTTCGTCACAGCGCTCATGTTCAGCTCCGTCGTCTGCAGCGTCCCACACACGTGGCAGCAGAAGAG AGGTCCCGACGAGGACGGGGAGGAGGAGGCCGCCCCAGGGCCGCGGCAGGCACATGACAGCCTCTACCGTGTCCACATGCCCAGTCTGTACAGCTGCGGCAGCAGCTACGGGAGCGAGACCAGCATCCCGGCCGCGGCCCACACCGTCAGCAACGCCCCGGTCACGGAGTACAT GAGCCAGAATGCCAATTTCCAGAACCCTCGCTGTGAGAACACCCCTCTCATTGGGCGCGAGTCCCCGCCGCCTTCA CGCTATCTGGCCGCCCTGGACTCTGGCGGCCACACGGGCTGGCAGTTTAAGCCCCTGAACAGTGCCTGA